A part of Curtobacterium sp. MCLR17_036 genomic DNA contains:
- a CDS encoding long-chain-fatty-acid--CoA ligase — translation MSIDTPRPWLASYAPGVPHDIDEQRGSLVDLVEQSAQEFPRRVALEFFKRTTSYGELEEQIRRAANGLRKLGVGAGDRVAIVLPNCPQHVVAFYAVLRLGAIVVEHNPLYTPRELRHQFEDHGAKVAIAWDKSVATLQDFPADVALDAIVSVDLTRAMPRSTRLALALPVAKARESRAKLTTSVRGTTKWDDLVGSRKLSKRHPRPSTDDVALIQYTSGTTGTPKGAVLTHRNLLANAAQSRAWVPQVRRGDNVVYAVLPMFHAYGLTLCLTFAMSMASRLVLFPSFDPALVLTAVKKHPPTFLPAVPPIYARLQHAADSAKVSLAGIEIGISGAMPLSQDIVEPWESRTGGYLVEGYGLSECSPVLMANPVSPERRLGSIGLPLSSTEARVVDPDDAEKVLGTDEPGELQVRGPQVFRGYWGKAEATDEVFTSDGWFRTGDIVSIGADGYVRIVDRLKELIITGGFNVSPSEVEDALLKHPSVKEVAVVGITTAGNEQVVAAVVPKDPSSFDPAALRAWAREQLAAYKVPRRIVVVDDLPRSMIGKVLRRKVRDRILADD, via the coding sequence GTGAGCATCGACACGCCTCGTCCCTGGCTTGCCTCGTACGCCCCGGGGGTCCCGCACGACATCGACGAACAGCGCGGTTCGCTCGTCGACCTCGTCGAACAGTCCGCGCAGGAGTTCCCCCGCAGGGTGGCGTTGGAGTTCTTCAAGCGCACCACCAGCTACGGCGAACTCGAGGAGCAGATCCGCCGTGCGGCGAACGGTCTGCGGAAGCTCGGGGTCGGCGCCGGCGACCGGGTGGCGATCGTGCTGCCGAACTGCCCGCAGCACGTCGTGGCGTTCTACGCGGTCCTCCGGCTCGGCGCGATCGTGGTGGAGCACAACCCGCTCTACACGCCGCGCGAGCTGCGCCACCAGTTCGAGGACCACGGGGCGAAGGTCGCCATCGCCTGGGACAAGTCCGTGGCGACGCTGCAGGACTTCCCGGCGGACGTCGCACTCGACGCGATCGTGTCCGTCGACCTCACCCGCGCGATGCCCCGCAGCACGCGCCTCGCGCTCGCCCTGCCCGTCGCGAAGGCCCGCGAGTCCCGTGCGAAGCTGACGACCTCGGTGCGCGGCACGACGAAGTGGGACGACCTGGTCGGCTCCCGCAAGCTGTCGAAGCGCCACCCGCGGCCGTCCACCGACGACGTCGCGCTCATCCAGTACACCTCCGGCACGACGGGCACGCCGAAGGGCGCGGTCCTGACCCACCGGAACCTGCTCGCCAACGCCGCGCAGTCCCGCGCCTGGGTCCCCCAGGTCCGCCGGGGCGACAACGTCGTGTACGCGGTGCTGCCGATGTTCCACGCCTACGGCCTGACGCTGTGCCTGACCTTCGCGATGAGCATGGCCTCGCGGCTCGTGCTGTTCCCGTCCTTCGACCCGGCGCTCGTGCTCACCGCCGTGAAGAAGCACCCGCCGACGTTCCTGCCCGCCGTCCCGCCGATCTACGCCCGCCTGCAGCACGCGGCGGACTCGGCGAAGGTGTCGCTCGCGGGCATCGAGATCGGCATCTCCGGCGCCATGCCGCTGTCGCAGGACATCGTCGAACCGTGGGAGTCCCGGACCGGCGGCTACCTGGTCGAGGGCTACGGCCTGTCCGAGTGCTCCCCCGTGCTCATGGCGAACCCGGTGTCGCCGGAGCGGCGCCTCGGGTCGATCGGGCTGCCGCTCTCGTCGACCGAGGCCCGCGTGGTCGACCCGGACGACGCCGAGAAGGTCCTGGGCACCGACGAGCCCGGCGAGCTGCAGGTGCGCGGCCCGCAGGTGTTCCGCGGGTACTGGGGCAAGGCCGAGGCCACGGACGAGGTCTTCACGTCCGACGGCTGGTTCCGCACCGGTGACATCGTCTCGATCGGCGCCGACGGGTACGTCCGGATCGTCGACCGCCTCAAGGAGCTCATCATCACGGGCGGCTTCAACGTCTCGCCCTCCGAGGTCGAGGACGCCCTGCTCAAGCACCCCAGCGTCAAGGAGGTCGCGGTCGTCGGCATCACCACCGCCGGCAACGAGCAGGTCGTCGCCGCCGTCGTGCCGAAGGACCCGTCCTCGTTCGACCCCGCGGCGCTGCGGGCCTGGGCGCGGGAGCAGCTCGCGGCCTACAAGGTGCCGCGGCGCATCGTCGTCGTCGACGACCTGCCGCGCTCGATGATCGGCAAGGTGCTCCGGCGCAAGGTGCGGGACCGCATCCTCGCGGACGACTGA